Proteins from a single region of Gordonia hongkongensis:
- a CDS encoding fatty acid desaturase family protein yields the protein MAISDIPEYAHLTESDVAALGAELDAIRADIEADRGERDARYLRNTIRFQRGLEVTGRALLFGSTRKSAWWAGACALGVAKIVENMELGHNVMHGQWDWMNDPEVHSATWEWDNTDPSAHWKHTHNYIHHKYTNVLGMDDDVGYGLLRVTRDQRWRPFNYGNLVYNTILALAFQYGVAVQHLELGKKRKTPEAQEEFRRNRNEVLSKIGKQVAKDYLAYPALVSAATGHKVGYGRAYAKAATATALGNVIRNVWSNAVIFCGHFPDGAEKFTKQDIDNETQAEWYLRQMLGSANFDAGFPLAFMSGNLSYQIEHHIFPDLPSNRYAEIAVRVRALCDKYDLPYTSGPFPVQYAKAWRTIAKLSLPDKYLSATADDAPETASERRFKQGLPEGARLQATIDETTGARRGLRSAIASLRSRRRDRTAPRSLRSRIGADSSATRSDEQAA from the coding sequence ATGGCGATCTCCGACATCCCCGAATACGCGCACCTGACCGAGTCCGACGTGGCCGCTCTGGGAGCCGAACTCGACGCGATCCGCGCCGACATCGAAGCCGACCGTGGTGAGCGGGATGCGCGGTACCTGCGCAACACGATCCGATTCCAGCGCGGGCTGGAGGTCACCGGCCGCGCCCTGCTGTTCGGTTCGACTCGGAAGTCGGCCTGGTGGGCGGGTGCGTGCGCCCTCGGCGTCGCGAAGATCGTCGAGAACATGGAGCTCGGGCACAACGTGATGCATGGGCAGTGGGACTGGATGAACGACCCGGAGGTGCACAGCGCCACCTGGGAGTGGGACAACACCGACCCGTCGGCGCACTGGAAGCACACCCACAACTACATCCATCACAAGTACACGAACGTGCTGGGCATGGACGACGATGTGGGCTACGGACTGCTGCGCGTCACGCGCGATCAGCGGTGGCGTCCGTTCAACTACGGAAATCTCGTCTACAACACGATTCTCGCGCTCGCCTTCCAATACGGGGTCGCCGTGCAGCACCTCGAGCTGGGCAAGAAGCGCAAGACCCCGGAGGCCCAGGAAGAGTTCCGGCGCAATCGCAACGAGGTCTTGTCGAAGATCGGCAAGCAGGTCGCCAAGGACTACCTCGCCTATCCCGCGCTGGTCAGTGCCGCGACGGGGCACAAGGTCGGCTACGGCCGCGCGTATGCCAAGGCTGCGACCGCGACCGCGCTCGGCAACGTCATCCGCAACGTGTGGAGCAACGCAGTCATCTTCTGCGGGCACTTCCCGGACGGCGCGGAGAAGTTCACCAAGCAGGACATCGACAACGAGACGCAGGCGGAGTGGTACCTGCGCCAGATGCTCGGCAGCGCCAACTTCGACGCCGGATTCCCCCTGGCCTTCATGAGCGGGAACCTGTCGTACCAGATCGAGCACCACATCTTCCCCGATCTCCCCAGCAACCGGTACGCCGAGATCGCGGTACGTGTGCGCGCGCTGTGCGACAAGTACGACCTCCCGTACACCTCGGGTCCGTTCCCGGTGCAGTACGCGAAGGCGTGGCGGACCATCGCCAAGCTCTCGCTGCCGGACAAGTACCTGTCGGCGACCGCGGACGACGCACCCGAGACCGCTTCCGAACGCCGCTTCAAGCAGGGCCTGCCCGAAGGCGCGCGTCTGCAGGCGACGATTGACGAGACCACCGGCGCGCGCCGGGGACTCCGCTCGGCCATCGCGTCGCTCCGCTCCCGGCGGCGCGACCGGACTGCGCCTCGCTCGCTCCGCTCCCGGATCGGCGCCGATTCGTCGGCCACCCGCTCCGACGAGCAGGCCGCCTGA
- a CDS encoding GNAT family N-acetyltransferase, which yields METPAKAPVTAEAPAPSDIPVLSDGGVTLRPHEPHDLDRMVELAADPAMMRWTPIPAPYSRAAAERFALDYAPRSWAKGTRMLWAVEFDGRFVGTVDIEGEGPLTRLSYDLHPDARGWGVMKRAVLLAVNYAFSEADKEVVRWTTVAGNIDALRVAHSCGFRLDAAVPNGIEVRGHIRDAWVGSLHAGDPQHPKTDWRTDVFETERFRLRPLAETDDPRIRETLDDPVSRKYLFARPDPLELEHAAAERLRKWWTAAQGTTCTWAVADRETDDYLGDITLLHIDEVTGAEAGFYTHPEARGKGVLGEAFPAAVRYAFDKLGFRRLTLFAADSNEGSKKLARIAGFREFGTQKLAARSDGVFEDLVGFELFRDDYEADRKD from the coding sequence GTGGAAACGCCGGCGAAGGCACCAGTGACCGCTGAGGCCCCGGCCCCCAGCGATATCCCCGTCCTGAGTGACGGAGGCGTCACCCTGCGGCCGCATGAGCCCCACGACCTCGACCGGATGGTCGAACTCGCGGCGGATCCGGCCATGATGCGATGGACCCCGATCCCGGCACCGTACAGTCGTGCGGCAGCCGAACGCTTCGCCCTCGACTACGCGCCGCGCAGCTGGGCGAAGGGTACCCGGATGCTGTGGGCCGTCGAATTCGACGGCCGGTTCGTCGGCACCGTCGACATCGAGGGCGAGGGCCCGCTCACCCGACTCAGCTACGACCTGCACCCCGACGCCCGCGGGTGGGGCGTGATGAAGCGCGCCGTCCTGCTGGCCGTCAACTACGCATTCTCCGAAGCGGACAAAGAGGTCGTCCGATGGACGACCGTCGCCGGCAACATCGACGCGCTGCGGGTGGCCCACTCCTGCGGATTCCGTCTCGACGCCGCGGTTCCCAACGGCATCGAGGTCCGCGGTCACATCCGCGACGCCTGGGTCGGATCGCTGCACGCAGGCGATCCTCAGCATCCCAAGACCGATTGGCGGACAGACGTTTTCGAGACCGAGCGGTTCCGCCTGCGGCCGCTCGCGGAGACCGACGACCCGCGCATCCGGGAGACGCTCGACGACCCGGTGTCGCGCAAGTACCTGTTCGCGCGCCCCGATCCGCTGGAACTCGAACACGCCGCGGCCGAACGCCTCCGCAAGTGGTGGACGGCCGCGCAGGGCACGACATGCACCTGGGCGGTGGCGGATCGCGAGACCGACGACTACCTGGGCGACATCACCCTGCTGCACATCGACGAGGTCACCGGCGCCGAGGCGGGTTTCTACACGCACCCCGAGGCCCGCGGCAAAGGCGTTCTGGGCGAGGCATTTCCGGCTGCGGTCCGGTACGCCTTCGACAAGCTGGGGTTCCGCCGCCTCACCCTCTTCGCCGCTGACAGCAACGAGGGCAGCAAGAAGCTCGCCCGCATCGCCGGCTTCCGCGAGTTCGGCACACAGAAACTCGCCGCCCGGTCCGACGGCGTCTTCGAGGACCTCGTGGGATTCGAGCTGTTCCGCGACGACTACGAGGCCGACCGCAAGGACTGA